One region of Polyodon spathula isolate WHYD16114869_AA chromosome 25, ASM1765450v1, whole genome shotgun sequence genomic DNA includes:
- the LOC121299974 gene encoding ankyrin repeat domain-containing protein 13A-like: MCSSDFKSKFPLHAMVWENDYRNLEKQLGKHDIEEVDPRGRTPLHLAVSLGHLESVRVLLRHSAEVTKENAKGWTVLQEAVSTGDPEMVQLVLQRRDYLKASTALGGVPELLCKIRESPDFYMEMKWEFTSWIPLVSRVCPSDVCRIWKKGASLRVDATLLAFENMSWIRGRRSYIFRGDDNCAELMEVNHDEEVVDTERFDISREMEDVTLDSMQPAEQEVAKRLTTPIVNTYLDTRHIAFERNKSGIWGWRSDKTETINGFEAKVFTVNNVNVVIRTRTEHLTEEEKARIKDERNLLESLLGTVEQHVSAQGDLTMEFATATNPTAITPEEYFNPDFDLQDRDIGRPIELTIRTQKFKATLWMSEEHPLSLVEQVTPIIDLMARTSSHFARLKDFVTLKFPPGFPVKIEIPLFHVLSARITFGNVNKCSTGEPSESKPSTPSPTEAQEEGDSAAPASSVFQVCPTVFEVPARYRRRGGSRAVPVPNHDEELLQYAIQQSLLDSSNAAAGQETSWGDTNGTLSQTTFNSQYERTVQESRLTDLPAPNSVSELKHAMELSARAQEEEERMRKEEEEELERILLLSLTEK; this comes from the exons ATGTGTTCCTCAGATTTCAAGAGCAAGTTTCCTCTTCATGCCATGGTCTGGGAAAACGACTACAGAAATTTGGAAAAACAGTTAGGGAAG CACGATATAGAGGAGGTTGACCCACGGGGTCGGACGCCCCTGCACCTTGCTGTGTCCTTGGGGCATTTGGAGTCAGTCAGGGTCCTTCTGAGACACAGCGCGGAGGTAACCAAAGAGAACGCCAAAGGATGGACAG tgctgcagGAGGCGGTGAGCACTGGGGACCCAGAGATGGTGCAGCTGGTTCTGCAGAGACGGGACTACCTCAAAGCATCAACCGCCCTTGGAGGGGTGCCAGAACTGTTGTGCAAGATCCGAGAG tctcCAGATTTCTACATGGAAATGAAGTGGGAGTTCACAAGTTGGA TCCCCCTGGTCTCCCGGGTGTGCCCCAGTGACGTGTGTCGGATCTGGAAGAAGGGCGCTAGCCTGCGGGTGGATGCCACCCTGCTGGCATTTGAGAACATGAGCTGGATCAGGGGCCGACGCAGCTACATTTTCAGAGGGGACG ATAATTGTGCCGAGCTGATGGAGGTGAATCACGACGAGGAGGTCGTGGACACTGAGCGCTTCGATATCTCCCGGGAGATGGAGGACGTCACACTGGACTCCATGCAGCCCGCAGAGCAGGAAGTGGCCAAGCGGCTGACCACGCCCATTGTTAACACGTACCTGGACACACGGCACATTGCCTTCGAGAG aaataagTCAGGGATATGGGGCTGGAGGAGTGACAAAACGGAGACTATCAATGGATTCGAAGCCAAG GTGTTCACAGTGAACAACGTCAACGTGGTGATTCGGACAAGGACAGAGCACCTCACTGAGGAGGAGAAGGCAAGGATCAAAG ACGAGAGGAACCTTCTGGAGTCTCTTTTGGGCACAGTGGAGCAGCATGTTAGCGCACAAGGG GACCTCACCATGGAATTCGCAACAGCAACCAATCCCACGGCTATAACCCCTGAGGAATATTTCAACCCTGACTTTGATCTCCAGGACCGAGACATCGGGCGGCCCATCGAGCTTACCATCAGAACTCAAAA GTTCAAAGCCACCCTGTGGATGAGCGAGGAGCACCCCCTGTCTCTGGTGGAACAGGTGACCCCGATCATCGACCTGATGGCTCGGACCAGCTCTCACTTTGCCCGCCTGAAGGACTTCGTAACCCTGAAATTCCCGCCGGGCTTCCCAGTCAAGATCG AGATCCCGCTCTTCCACGTCTTGAGCGCTCGGATCACGTTTGGGAATGTGAACAAATGCAGCACCGGAGAGCCGTCTGAATCCAAGCCTTCCACTCCATCCCCAACCGAGGCCCAGGAAGAGGGAGACTCTGCAG CTCCGGCTAGCTCTGTGTTCCAGGTGTGCCCCACTGTGTTTGAGGTGCCAGCGCGGTACCGCCGGCGGGGGGGCAGCAGGGCAGTGCCCGTCCCAAACCACGATGAGGAGCTGCTGCAGTACGCCATCCAGCAGAGTCTACTGGACTCGAGCAACGCAGCAGCAGGCCAG GAGACCTCCTGGGGTGATACGAATGGGACGCTGTCACAGACGACGTTCAACAGCCAGTATGAAAG GACAGTCCAGGAGAGCCGGCTGACGGACCTGCCAGCACCCAATTCCGTGTCGGAGCTGAAACACGCCATGGAGCTGTCGGCACGCgcccaagaggaggaggagaggatgaggaaggaggaagaggaggagctggagagaATCTTGCTGCTGTCACTAActgagaaatag